A genomic stretch from Aedes albopictus strain Foshan chromosome 2, AalbF5, whole genome shotgun sequence includes:
- the LOC109401436 gene encoding endoplasmic reticulum metallopeptidase 1-like, with amino-acid sequence MVDRQRKVPKTKSKPSQDATNLHQIDSQLGMIGVLLILICGSISSYLLSNLPDALTRAQLENNPGAFIAERAWENLKVLNDIGPKPTGSEANEKLTANYIKREIELIHASKHANQQLLVEHQVVSGGYSVAFLGHPLTSLYRNVQNLVVKLKGQNDYDGTSPALMLNCHFDTVASSPGASDDGASCCVMLEIMRVLSREPKRNRHSIVFLFNGAEETPLQAAHGFITQHPWAKQVAAFLNLESGGSGGKEVLFQSGPGHPWMIDLYAQAIRHPFAQAAAEEVFQSGLIPSDTDFRIFRDFGNVPGMDFAHVADGYRYHTKFDSIDYLSLPVLQRTGDNILALTRRMVNSDELANSWKEESAKGKSVFFDFLGLSFVQYCTNTALVINTVVSIVAVQFPLYGLCRATPYGISTIFKEAAYGFVATVGGILGSVIVNLIIGHELDALGYALSWYSSRYLILGLYCGPALLCHCFAQMIVNKLFADKKTPLNLSQIVQSRLIGVSVFYSLLIMPLTLMGIRSTYILTVVALFSSLSSLTTSVLGYHNTTRKWLLVHTLFQILTMLWSTNFYNTFMQLFIPISGRIGGTKNPEILIGMLAAFLTFLTTSYLTPLISLLKKPSELTARIVAPILITFFLTCLTPASFPYRDESAKAPAVQRHYITHALRLYHDLQGNLRHNDSGFLIREMDRNSERVVRDILGPEGVVRMREMSSCAEEFFCSVPFYSMWHQIRFDNFWLPGPAPSENKMVTLKLKQTQQIDKHIRRLHFTLDGSIQSSLMIGPKSGVRLVNWSLLDELTTETEFNGQRGHFVLVTHGLPGEPWDITMDFEYRDANPEGPIVDIAVVTTFWEHQENHTREFNNLIEKFPSWAHIIPSVAVMNVYVF; translated from the coding sequence ATGGTCGACCGACAGAGGAAAGTTCCGAAAACGAAATCGAAACCATCTCAAGATGCGACCAATCTGCATCAAATCGATTCCCAGCTGGGGATGATTGGCGTTCTTTTAATCCTGATTTGTGGATCGATTTCGAGCTATCTGCTGAGCAACCTTCCGGATGCATTGACACGTGCTCAGCTGGAAAACAATCCGGGCGCTTTCATCGCCGAACGAGCATGGGAAAATTTGAAGGTATTGAACGACATCGGACCGAAACCGACCGGTAGTGAAGCCAACGAGAAGCTTACGGCTAATTACATTAAGCGTGAAATTGAGTTGATCCATGCAAGTAAACATGCCAACCAGCAACTGCTCGTCGAGCATCAGGTGGTGTCCGGAGGGTATTCGGTGGCCTTTCTAGGACATCCGTTGACCAGCTTGTATCGGAATGTGCAAAATCTGGTAGTGAAACTGAAGGGACAGAATGATTATGACGGGACAAGTCCTGCATTGATGCTAAATTGCCACTTTGACACGGTGGCCAGCAGTCCGGGAGCGAGCGACGACGGAGCCAGCTGTTGTGTTATGTTGGAAATCATGAGAGTGTTGTCCAGAGAGCCCAAGCGGAATCGCCACTCGATTGTGTTTCTGTTCAACGGAGCAGAGGAAACTCCTTTGCAGGCCGCACATGGATTTATTACGCAACATCCGTGGGCGAAACAGGTTGCGGCTTTCTTGAATTTGGAATCGGGTGGCTCCGGTGGAAAGGAAGTGCTGTTCCAGAGCGGACCGGGACATCCATGGATGATTGACCTATATGCACAGGCTATAAGGCATCCGTTCGCACAAGCCGCGGCAGAGGAGGTATTTCAGTCTGGTCTGATCCCATCCGATACTGATTTTCGAATATTCAGAGATTTTGGAAACGTCCCTGGTATGGATTTTGCACATGTTGCCGATGGATATCGTTACCATACCAAGTTTGACAGCATAGATTATCTGTCGTTGCCGGTGCTTCAGAGAACTGGAGATAACATACTTGCCCTAACGAGGAGAATGGTTAACAGTGATGAGCTAGCAAATAGTTGGAAGGAAGAATCAGCCAAAGGAAAAAGTGTCTTTTTTGATTTCCTTGGGCTATCGTTTGTGCAGTATTGTACCAATACTGCATTAGTGATCAACACGGTAGTGTCAATCGTTGCGGTTCAGTTCCCATTATATGGACTATGTCGCGCCACACCGTATGGAATATCAACAATCTTCAAAGAAGCAGCATACGGGTTTGTGGCAACCGTCGGTGGTATTCTGGGAAGCGTTATAGTAAATCTTATCATTGGACATGAGTTGGATGCACTGGGTTACGCGTTATCATGGTATTCGTCACGTTATCTTATTTTGGGACTATATTGTGGACCGGCTTTGCTCTGTCATTGCTTCGCGCAAATGATTGTCAACAAGCTATTCGCTGATAAGAAGACGCCGTTGAATTTATCGCAAATCGTACAGTCGAGATTAATTGGCGTCAGTGTGTTTTACTCGTTGTTGATTATGCCATTGACACTCATGGGAATTCGAAGCACCTATATATTGACGGTTGTGGCTTTGTTCTCTTCACTGTCATCACTAACAACATCGGTGTTAGGGTACCACAATACCACGAGAAAATGGTTGTTAGTACATACGCTATTCCAGATTCTAACAATGCTCTGGTCAACCAATTTCTACAACACATTCATGCAACTTTTTATtccgatttctggaagaatcggtGGCACCAAGAATCCGGAAATCTTGATTGGCATGCTGGCAGCATTTCTAACATTCCTTACCACCAGCTACCTCACACCACTGATCTCATTGCTGAAAAAGCCTTCAGAGCTTACCGCTCGAATTGTGGCTCCGATTTTGATAACATTTTTCCTGACGTGTCTCACACCAGCCAGCTTCCCATACAGAGACGAGAGTGCCAAAGCTCCAGCCGTTCAGAGGCACTACATAACGCACGCTTTACGCCTCTATCACGACCTTCAAGGTAACCTACGCCATAATGATTCTGGATTCCTAATTCGGGAGATGGACCGCAACTCGGAACGAGTCGTACGTGACATTTTGGGTCCCGAAGGAGTTGTTCGAATGCGTGAAATGAGTAGCTGTGCGGAAGAATTTTTCTGTTCTGTTCCGTTCTACTCTATGTGGCACCAGATACGGTTTGATAACTTTTGGCTTCCGGGACCGGCACCCTCAGAGAACAAAATGGTTACGCTAAAGCTCAAACAGACGCAACAGATCGATAAGCATATAAGGCGACTGCATTTCACACTGGACGGAAGCATACAATCGTCGCTTATGATTGGACCGAAATCCGGCGTCAGATTGGTCAACTGGAGCTTGCTGGATGAACTAACGACGGAAACCGAGTTCAACGGTCAGCGTGGACATTTTGTACTCGTGACGCATGGTCTGCCTGGCGAACCTTGGGACATTACCATGGACTTTGAGTACCGAGATGCAAATCCGGAAGGACCGATAGTAGATATTGCTGTGGTTACAACATTCTGGGAACATCAGGAAAATCACACGCGCGAGTTCAACAATTTGATCGAAAAGTTTCCGTCATGGGCGCACATCATACCGTCAGTGGCAGTCATGAACGTTTATGTGTTTTGA
- the LOC134287034 gene encoding uncharacterized protein LOC134287034, which yields MDSTVQPRMSLRLRYRPHLITDQQQLVSLLPTPKTPNITTVNESRLPLPANASITASALATVDRTGWNSRVDHALNEIIRGHHGYKPDQSVYGDINRMFDATLCTLILIASGDLNISSEHLLWSEAFLHGIRDRYGKHPPNVRKLLGFIKHIQGMVAAGKNGSMAERCGLFARTYQDALPDNVTLTRIKSPTGNATV from the coding sequence atggaCTCCACCGTGCAGCCTCGAATGTCCCTGCGCTTGCGCTACCGGCCCCATCTTATAACAGACCAGCAGCAGTTAGTCTCACTACTTCCGACGCCAAAAACTCCAAATATAACCACCGTCAATGAATCGAGACTACCCCTGCCGGCGAACGCCTCAATCACGGCCAGCGCTCTCGCAACGGTAGACAGAACCGGATGGAACAGTCGTGTGGACCATGCTCTCAATGAAATCATTCGCGGTCACCACGGCTACAAGCCGGATCAATCCGTCTACGGCGATATCAACCGGATGTTCGATGCAACACTGTGCACCCTGATCCTGATCGCGTCCGGGGACCTCAACATATCGTCGGAGCATCTGCTGTGGAGCGAAGCGTTCCTGCACGGAATTCGAGACCGGTACGGGAAACATCCGCCGAACGTGCGGAAACTGTTAGGGTTTATCAAGCACATCCAAGGAATGGTGGCTGCTGGCAAAAATGGCTCCATGGCAGAGCGTTGTGGATTATTTGCAAGGACATATCAGGACGCACTTCCGGATAATGTGACGTTGACCAGAATCAAGTCCCCAACGGGAAATGCCACTGTTTAA